The DNA region CTACTGATCACTAGAGATGTGACCAGCTACTGAGAACTACTAAAATAACTATTAAGAAACTACTAATACTACAAAACTAAATTATTGATACTACTGGCAAGTACTAACACTAATGACATAAACTACTAAATAAAATTTACTATGACTTAGAACAACTGAAcgactactgacactactaaaTACAAACTATTGATATTGCAGATAAAAAACTATTGACAAAAAAACTattgacactactgaacaaaactaccGATACTATTGACATAAACTACGGACGACTATTGACACTACTGATAAAAAACTATTGACACTATTGAACAAAACTACTAACGACTATtgacactactgaataatttttctataacttgaaactactgaacaactaAATTACTATACACTACTTAGACTACTAAACTGCTGAACACTACTGAGCAACTATAAAACTGCTATTGAATTGGTGAACGCTACTGTACTAGAAACTACACGACGTGTGGCGCACGAGTGAGCGTGGGTGCAGGAACACGTTCCGCATGGGTGCAGAATGAGCGGCGTGTGCGCGGGCCTCGGGGACATGTGGCACGTGACGCAGCACGTGGTGTCAGCATGCAAGGCGTGCGGGCCGCAGGGAGACGTGGCGCGCGGCACAGCGCGTGGGGTTGGCGCTCGGGGATTTACTATGTTAGGATAGGGTGTAGAATAAACTATTCTTACACTCCAAAAGGTGAGAATCTCAAAACCAGATtgattttttaggttttttgcaattttttttaaagaatctTAAAATCAAACTgacttttcaattttttttttttacatttttccctATGAATATCGTCACTACGTCCGTTCCTGAAAAGTACTCCTACATCCGTAAACAGCTACGAACATGACCTGCTGTGCGTTtagcagagttttttttttaaagggtaGTTTAACAGAGTAGTTTATTGATGCCCTCACTTTTGCCGGGAACATGTGCCGCACGGATGCCGTAGTTGTATTCGGATCGGAGTTCGCAAGGCCGGCGCTCCTAGTTTTCCGGCGAAACCGGCTCACTCGGCAACGTCACTCAATGATTCTCCTCCATTTTCTGTGAGCTGCTTTTCGCTGGTTCACCAAAATGTATGGACGAAAGCGACTTTTGCATTATGTCGCGGGTGTGGGGCCCAACGGCCACAGTTCGGATTAAAGGGATGTACTTGGGCCGGGCCGCGCCAATCGATGTAGATCGGGCTTATTTACGCCTCGAGAAGCAGCCAGTTGCAGCTATTCTGGAGCGGAGAGCCTCGATCGGGTTTCCAGAAGTAATTTGCAGAGTAGCCCGCGCTAATTGCGCGGAAAGAATATTGCAATTGCCACGGTTGTACAGTGTAGgatgattttatttttctaaaacaaTACCACTAATTATGCTCAATATTAGTTGATCGAGTCCCATTTTCTTTTCGATGGTGTAGTAATCAGCCACAATATAGACAACTAACTCTGTAGATAGAGCATTGGAACTATTCCTAACTTAAAAGTAGTTTGCCAGGCGACAACAGATATACGAGATAATAACTCCgatataaaattaaattaaaccaATGGGTTGAGAAAACCACTTGGGAGAGCCTCAATTAACAGCATATTAACAGGAGAAGGGGCGACAATAACAAATAGGGTTGAAATTTGAAACCGAGTGATTACGAAGGAGGATATTGtaaggttcttttttttttcagaaataacaggttctagcaaggttttgctAGCTTTATCATAAACTGGGCATAACCATAGGACTAGTCTGCTAGTCATGCGTCCATATTCTTTTGTTCAATGCTAGTGAACGGAATTATACTAAACaacattgaagaaacaaggaaTTTCATCAAGATCTGCACTTGTTGGTGCTTATAAATTAAGCACCTGCCGTTTCAACATATTTTACCTTGCTAGAAATGTTTCCTTCTACAATACTGATACCTTTTTCCTATACGTTCCAGCTGCAAAGCTGCTCCCTGTGAACCATGTTGATGTCTTACTTATGTTGCCAGAATATAGTAAAGTAGGACACCACATTGTGTACTcgacaaaaataataattatatattacaTCATCTATATTACATGGTGCACATCTGATTCAAGGTCTCATGCTACCGTATAGCAGTTGTGTATATATCAACAGCTCCAAATTTTGCTAATCATGTAAATTTTGCTAATCATGTAGATAAAAACttcaatataaaattaaattaaacagTGGGTTGAGAAAACAACTTGCGAAGCTCAGTTTACAGCATGTTAACAGGAGAAGGGGTGGCAATAAGCTATTAGTAACAAAGAGGGTTGAAATTTAAAACCGAGTGATTACGAAGGGAACACAAACTTTTTGGTGGAAAATTAGTGATTTGGCTAACTTTGTATGGTAAATAAAGATTTATTCTAATTTTAAAGTATTGTTGATTACCTCATTTATTCAAAACTTGATGCCAAGAATGGTATAGTTCCCTAATTACTTGTACTTACTCGCATACAACAATCCCAATTAATGGAACTCAAATTATTATGGTGATTTTGTTACTAAAATTAAAAACACGAACAAATACAAAAGTTAGCCAACTTAATAAATACAAAAAGTACCCAAAAGTTTGTAGCGACTATCTTCCCATGCGGTCCCGAAGGGCCCCAGTTCACCTCCGACTTCACAAATGAGCGCAAATACACGAAGAAATTATCCCTCCcagaaaacaaaaggaaagacagaaagaaagaaaaaacattatGAGTTAGAAAAAACAATTAAGATAGATGAAtccaaaagaaacaaaagacaaataaaattaaaaaccGGGCCACCCCTAACCGAGTCTACACAGCACACAACACAACCCCTGGAAAAAAAAACCTAACAAGGTATAGAACTGGGccgaaaagaagaaaataaagccCACGATAGGAAACAAACTAGCACAATCCAGGAGGGAGGATGCGCAACAGCCCAAGACGCGAGGAGATGCGTGGGCGCGAGCAGCCCAGCAGgaacggcgccgccgccgtcatcgGACGAAGCGAAATTCGACTCAGAGAGAGACGCCAATTCCAACTAACCCAGTAGCTGGCCCAACACCATGCTACCCTAGTTCCAACTTTGTTTGAAAGAGCAACATCAACTCCAGCTAAGGATTTGTTTGGTACagtttttgttttaaaaattattgaagcTAGATGCAGAAAATTTTAAAGCTCGAGCTACAAGTATACTGAGAATATTTATGTAagctattttatttatattttaatttaaaaatataaatttaaaccACTTAATCTTAACCTATACCACTTAATTTGATGTGGAGCTACCAAACAAGGGTCTAAGCtgctaagaccatctccaacagctactttaaattttcatcctcaaaacactattacagcatcccctatcactattacagcataaTACTACAGTAAATCGCAAAgaactgtagcactagaatttGTAGATTTAAGGAATCTCTTGGAATTGGCCTAACACCGTGGCACTCCTATTTCTTTCCTCCTGAAATAGATGAGCTCTCGCCCATGTTTTTCCGTGCACGTGGACCTGAACAACGCCTGATGCGCGCGGTGATGTTGCACTGCCGTGGCTTTTGGACTTACTTTTGGAAACAAGTACACGAATGCATATGTATGTCGGTATTTGACTCGCGTTAATGTTTGTTTACAGCTTCTAGAAGCAATAATTTTGCGACGACTATGCCATTCATGGAAGACGTTGACTTGGAATCAGTCGGTCGTCTCCTGCATGTCTCGTCCCGACCAAAGACAGCGACTTGATGAGTCCCGTGGAAATGGAATCTATGCATTTATAAACAGATGAATTCCACTGAATTCGCGAATTATATTAGTTGACTGATTGACTAGTATTTGGCAATTGCGTCTGTTTAGAGGAGCGACAAAAgtgattcttttttatttttattctcaaaattaGTAGAAATATACATCCGTTTCTAAAATTTACAAAAGATAGgttctttttttgttgttgtaaatTTACAAAATTTCCACACATCATCCTAAATTTCGTGTGGGGATAGGAAAGAATCGGTGCCTACTGGCAATCTTGCATAGTCAAGTCATCAAGTGGGAAAAAGCAATAATAACACACTGATCCAGCACCTCCAGGTGACTTCAGTGTATAGTGATGTGTGTGGTGTTGGTGCCTTGGTGCCTGCAGTTTTGGCCAAATCTTAAGTTGAATATTTCATCCATTTGAGATTGAACATGTAAACAACATCAGCCATGTTAGCATTTGGAAACTACAGATCAAGGAAAAGGTACGTTACACTACTACACAAATAACTTAGTGGGACGTCTTTATACAGacaaaccgtctgtgaaaagaTTACTACAGACATCTCTAAACTAGACCCATATGATAAAATGATGAGGAGCAGTTGTTCGGATCAAGTGGCTCCTGGTCCTCCACCGACTTGGTCTGGGAGCACTTCATCGATCCGAAGCCGAAGAGAAGGCGCgtgagctcggaggaggagacTAGAGTCGTCCGGACTATCcgattagtacagatggttccagTTTAGACTCGTCTACACAAATTATTTGTACATATGATTCATGAACTGTCTGTACAAATTAATTTGTACATACTCTTTGCTACAGACGGTTTGAAAAAGCGTCCCGCACGGGGATTCCAAACTGTCTGTACAAAGGTTTCTGTAGCAGTGTTAGTATCTCCTTTTCTATTATTTCTTTCTACGCCATCCTTAATAGGGGTCGGTTACATCTACAACCCAAATGGAAGCCAAGCCTTTCGTGGTTCAAAACGCGGAATCTTGTCTCAATCATCATTTGTCAGGACTTTTCGGGGTAAGTTCTTTGGCTTGGACAAGATATTTAGTTCATGTCGCTATTCCCGGATCCAGGGGAGTACAtttgatggaataatttcttaAATGTATTATCTGATAAACTCTTACGACTGCAACTACAATTTGAACAGACCAATGTGTTAGGctattagcaatattcagacaACAATTCTTCCACCAACAGATTTGGTGAACACGGCCTGGGAAGCATAGAATCATCCAGAGAAATAAGCATGTTTTAAATCTTGATTCAACAAAACGTGTGTTGAATAGATAAAGTATGTAATTGTGTAATGAATCCCATTATTTGTATAGCCGATTTTCTGAAAAGACTGTTACAAAACCATACGCTGTTCCGAGCCGTGGGGCAAACAGGTTGACATGGTCTACTGAACTCTATAAGGGCAAATGCTGACAACACTGCGGAAAAATGATATTGGCACTACATTTTATTACTAGATATGCCTTGTTGGACCTTAATGATGGTGGTGGTCGTCATCATCATGCCCATCAGGGGATCCTCCTTCTCCAATCACATCAAGCTGGGGAAATGAAGATGGAAGCTTGTAGCTCAGTGAACATGAGGGGAGCATACATCACACAGAATACATGATCCATTCCAAAAATTGCTCTTGGAATGCAATCACCTTATGTCGAAAGTGATCCTCCTTCACaaatgagagaaagagagaccCCAATTCCAACTAAGCGCTCCGGCCGGCCGCGCATGGGCCAACACCGTGGCACCGCTATTTCTTTGCTCATCAAATAGATGGGCTCTCGCCCATGTTTTCTGTGCATGTGGACGTGAACAACGCCTGATGCGCGCCAGCGCCATCGTTGCGCACTGATGCTTCTGCACTGCAGTGGCTTTTGAAGCTTACTTTTGGAAACAAGTAAACGAATTCTCTTATCTGCGAAAcaatgcatatatatatttgtatatatataatcgGTAGTTAACTCGCGTCATTGTTTGTTTACAGCTTCTAGCAACAATCTTTTTGTGACGACGTGGACTAAGCTGACTGACTTGCAGAAAGGATGACTAGTTTCGCAAGTTTGCGCTTTAAAGTTGACAAGCGGCCGTGTCCGAATAAGCTTGTCCAGTCACATAACCATCCATCAGCTATAATATTCTCGCAGCGTTCACGCACCCATCAACTACAGCAATCAGCCACTGGCCTTAGCTTCTTCGCGGTGCCTTCGGTGAAAATTAAACGGAGCCACTGGCCTGCCAAACGCCGAAGCAGCGACGCGATGACATCCATAGAAGACGTTCTCTTGGACTTAGGAGTTAGGAGTCAGTCAGTCGTCTCCTGTGTTTCCCGCCCCTATCAAACACGGCGATTTTATGAGTCCGTGGAAACGGAGCACAGAAGAAAGATGGCATTTCGGAATCTACGCTACGCATTTATAAAAAGGGTAGTAGATCGACTCGCCGGACAACAAACAGGAGCTTCAGCCGTGTAGGTAACTAGCAACTTTTATTTGTCGGCCGCTCCCCGCGCAGGTAGCAGAGAGCCCTCTCTTTCTGCCTTCTCATACACAACACGGACAGAAAAACCAACCCCTACAGACACGTACGGTACATACATGGCGTGGTCATCGCCTACAGGTAAGACCTTCTTACTGCTCCCTCTACTGAAGAATTAGTACAGTTTTCGatcttgtttttttaaaagaaaaagatagCTCGTATTGTTGCAAACAACAAGATTTGAAAATATATGCCTATGATTAAAAGTTACAGTTGTATCTatctattattattttaataaacAAAGTTAAAAGGAGGCACATCCTAGGCTCTCGAGGCCTAAAATTACACCACTACACACATTCATGCGATACAATCATTTCTAGCAGAAAAGAGACTGAAAGTATTGTCGGTTAATAGCAATCACAGTCGGTTTTTTGCTTGAATCGGCTGTTTCGTGGCTCATTTCCACAATTAGTTCAAGCAAAAAACCGACTGTAATCTGTACAACAATCATCACACAATTTTTGCAATTTGGGCTAGCCTAGGGATTTGCTAGCCATGCCATCCGAAACAAAGTAGCAAACAAGCATACAAGCAATGGAGAAGAAGTCAGGTAAACAAAGTCCACAGAGAATAAGCCTTTGGTGGGAATTATAGTGTCAGGGAGAATAAGTCTTTGGTGGGAATTATAGTGTCAGGGAGAATAAGCCTTTGGCGGAAATTATAGTGTCAGGATCAATTCCAGAACAATAGTTCCCGCCAGAGGCTTCCCTCCACTGGCCAAATTTGCCATGTCAGATATAATCGAAGAGTTGAGTTGAATATTAGTTGCATGTAACTTAAACGTTAAATTCAACTAAATACAACTTAAACCCATACGTATCTGTCTATCTGATACAGGCTACAAGAAAAAATTGCTGCTAGTTGTGGCGGCCATGCTGACACTGCAGCACCAGCACGGTACTCCAACTGATGATGCTGGGGCTGGGAGCAGCAGCCTAGCGAAGCCCGGCTGCCAAGACAAGTGTGGCAACGTCAGCATCCCCTACCCGTTCGGCATCGGGAAGGGCTGCTTTCTGAAGGAAGGCTTTGAAGTCAGATGCGACAAAGACCGAGATAGTGCAACTTTATTGAATAGTACTCACCAGCAGGTATCACCTCTGTTGAAAATCAATCTGCTGCTTGGCGAGGCTCGCATTCAGAGTCCCATAGCATGGCACTGCAACTACACGACGGAGAAAACCAGTATTAGATTTGGCCCTTCTTTCACGGTTTCCAAAACCAAGAACAAATTCACAGTAATTGGTTGTAATACCCTTGCATTCGTCTATGGTAGCAACAAGGAGCATAGTTACTACAGCACATGTGGATCATTCTGCTACGACAAGGATAGCATCGACAGTACCACACAATGCACTGGTGGCATGGGTTGCTGTCAGACTGCCCTCACAGGTAACCTGGAATTCTTAGGCATCCAAATCGAAGCTCTTGCATCCACCAGCCAATACCAGAGTTTGAGCCCGTGCAGCTATGGGTTCGTTGTCGCGGAGGATTCGTTCAAATTCGATCCTTTCTATATCAACTCATCATATTTTCAAGAACGTTACGGACTAACCCAACAGACGTTATGGACACAACCTATCCCATTGGTTATTGACTGGGTGGTTGGTAATGAAACTTGCAACGGAGCCAATGCATGCCGCGGGATGAATAGCGTATGCATGGACACGCCCAATGGCCTCGGTTACCTCTGCAACTGCTCTTCAGGCTTCGAGGGCAATCCCTACCTAGACGGAGGCTGCCAGCAAGGTCAGCTTGCGTTCATCTCCCTTTTCTCTTCGTACTGATTTGCTTTGTGAATTGTGCTTTTTCCAATGATTAATGTTTATTCCACTTATAATCTACAGACATCAATGAGTGTGATTATCCATTCCTGTATCCTTGCCACGGCAAATGCCATAACACCATCGGAAGCTACACGTGTTCATGCAAACCAGGAACTTGGAGCAGCGATCCCAAGAAACTACCCTGCGAAACTGATTATGGCCTCAACAATACGGTCGAAACTAGTCATGGCCTCAACAATATGGTCGAAACTAGTCATGGCCCCAACAATATGGTCATAGGTATATCTAAGAGAGAACTGAAGAAGAGAAtagtattataaaaatataatgcaTCCGCACTTTTCTTGCCCTATCAGTTCAACTATGTCACTATAATTTTTCCCTTTCTCATGAGATATACTTTTCTCATTGCTAATATATAGTCAGTCGGGAATTCCCTAGTGTTCCTATAAAACAATATCACCATTCGTGGATGCTACAACaatattttttcacatagttTAAAACCACATGTGGGCATGTAGAAAGCTAGTCGAATTGATGGTAACCTCCATTTTTCAGGTATTTCCATCAGTTTCGTCTTCCTCATCATCTGTATCTCTGCTCTACTAATCAAGTGCCAAAAAAGGAAGCTAGCAAAAGAGAAGGAGAGGTTCTTCAAACAGAATGGTGGTCAGATATTATATCAACAAATCCTTTCTAGACAAGTCGATACAGTGACACTATTCACCCTAGAAGACCTCAAGAAGGCAACAAACAATTTTGACAAGAGTAGAGAAGTAGGCATAGGGGGCCACGGCACTGTCTACAAGGGCATTTTGAGGGATAACAAGGTAGTGGCTATAAAGCGCTCAAAGATTATCAATGTGGTTCAAACCGAAGAATTCGTTCAAGAGATTATTATACTCTCGCAGATCAATCACAAGAATGTGGTTAGGCTTATAGGATGCTGTTTGGAAGTGGAAGTGCCCATTTTAGTGTATGAATTCATCCCAAATGGCACTCTCTTTCGGTTGATCCATGGTAATCATGGTAGACCACCTATTTCGTTGGAAGTCCGTCTCAGGATTGCCCAAGAATCTGCTGAAGCACTAGAGTATATGCATCTCTCCATCAACCGCCCCATAGTCCATGGAGATGTGAAATCTCTAAACATTCTTCTAGATGAAAACTACATGGCGAAGGTGACCGACTTCGGGGCGTCAAGGATTCTTCCTAACGATGCAGTTCAACTCATGACAATAGTGCAGGGAACCCTGGGTTACCTGGACCCTGAGTACTTGCAAGAGCGGAAACTGACAGAGAAGAGCGATGTTTATAGCTTTGGAGTTGTGCTTTTAGAGCTAATCACAAGGAAGACAGCAATATACTTTGAGGGCCCTGAGGAAGACAGAAACCTCGCATCATCTTTCCTGCAAGCGATGAAGGAGAACAGAGTTGAAGGTTTGTTAGACACTAGTATAATTGGTGTGGGAATGGAGGAACTGTTCCAAGAAGTTGCTCAGATAGCCAGCTTGTGCTTGAGATTCAAAAGGGAGGAGAGGCCTTCCATGACCCAAGTGACCGACAGGCTGAAAGCTATACGAAGTGCATGGAGAGAGATATTGTTGCTGAAGCATGAAGAAACTGAACGTTTAGCTGAGAGATTAGGCGTGGCTTCGACTTGTGCCCTGCAGCCTAGCATGTACTGGACAGCGCGAATGATGGGGATGGATGTCGAAACACCACATGCAGACTATGCTGGTACTACCAACATGGGATATGAATATTAGATTATGTAAATGTCTCGAGTTTTCAGTATGGGTGTTACCATGTACTACTACTACATATAGTTGCCGTACTCGTGTAATCGAGCTGCCAAACAATCTCACTTGATCACACCTAGTCTTGGCATGTAGGTGTTATGCAATCACGTTATTGTAGCTCATCAGTGGTATGGTGTAAATAAGCTTACGCGAATAGTTTTCTCTGTACGTTGCTGAGACATTTATGTGTTTTTCCTTATTAAATTGAGAGTTTAAAAAGTACATTGTCTTCTCTGCACCAGAAAAGCTCTGGCTATGACTTCTGCGATATGATAAATTTGAAATCTAGCACAAatacaaataaaacaaaatgaGAGAGGATGGAAGATACTGGACCGGGGTTAGCCTTCGAATTTTGCCACGTGAATGAACCGTACTCGGCTCCGACGCCAACACGAAACAGTCATGGGCCGGGGCCATACCAGTTCCAGCCCACACTAGACCATGGGGATTTTAGTGCAAAACTATTAACTGGTATGTCTTTCTCGTCGCCGTTTATGGAAGAACTCTGGGTGTACCTCCAACTTTCAAGGTGAAATGAACTGtgtagatttaaaaaaaaactcatgcaATCCCTATTCCTTCCCAAACAGTGGGAGAACAAATTAATATGTTGACCAATACCATATGTTACATGGCTTACAGGTAACAtgaaaaaataaccaaaagaaTGCAAAAGCACATttggttttaaaaaaagaaaaagaaaaatgcagaATCATATTATGTGCTCAAGCTTTGATGGTATTCCAGTTTCAGCAACACCTGCATCTCAATGTTGAGAGGCAGGCAATCCCATCACCAAAGCATCAAGCCACTCCTTGGAAGTCGGAACATGCATGCCgtgcatgatttttttaataataataatttaatagaaaattacaaagaaaa from Phragmites australis chromosome 8, lpPhrAust1.1, whole genome shotgun sequence includes:
- the LOC133926212 gene encoding wall-associated receptor kinase 5-like, translating into MAWSSPTGYKKKLLLVVAAMLTLQHQHGTPTDDAGAGSSSLAKPGCQDKCGNVSIPYPFGIGKGCFLKEGFEVRCDKDRDSATLLNSTHQQVSPLLKINLLLGEARIQSPIAWHCNYTTEKTSIRFGPSFTVSKTKNKFTVIGCNTLAFVYGSNKEHSYYSTCGSFCYDKDSIDSTTQCTGGMGCCQTALTGNLEFLGIQIEALASTSQYQSLSPCSYGFVVAEDSFKFDPFYINSSYFQERYGLTQQTLWTQPIPLVIDWVVGNETCNGANACRGMNSVCMDTPNGLGYLCNCSSGFEGNPYLDGGCQQDINECDYPFLYPCHGKCHNTIGSYTCSCKPGTWSSDPKKLPCETDYGLNNTVETSHGLNNMVETSHGPNNMVIGISISFVFLIICISALLIKCQKRKLAKEKERFFKQNGGQILYQQILSRQVDTVTLFTLEDLKKATNNFDKSREVGIGGHGTVYKGILRDNKVVAIKRSKIINVVQTEEFVQEIIILSQINHKNVVRLIGCCLEVEVPILVYEFIPNGTLFRLIHGNHGRPPISLEVRLRIAQESAEALEYMHLSINRPIVHGDVKSLNILLDENYMAKVTDFGASRILPNDAVQLMTIVQGTLGYLDPEYLQERKLTEKSDVYSFGVVLLELITRKTAIYFEGPEEDRNLASSFLQAMKENRVEGLLDTSIIGVGMEELFQEVAQIASLCLRFKREERPSMTQVTDRLKAIRSAWREILLLKHEETERLAERLGVASTCALQPSMYWTARMMGMDVETPHADYAGTTNMGYEY